The sequence below is a genomic window from Alligator mississippiensis isolate rAllMis1 chromosome 16, rAllMis1, whole genome shotgun sequence.
AAATATGTGGATCATCTGAGAAGGCCTGCCTCTTAAGTGAGAAAGCACAAGGATAGGGATAAGTGAGTGTGACTTGATTTCTGCATTTGAGATCCTGTTTCCAGCACTGAGCGATGTAGCTGCAGTGCACATACTCTGTAAACCTTGCCCCCCTTAATGGATATGCTTAGGGCTAATGCCCATTAAATCATTTGCAAATCATTTGGGGGATCTACAGATAAGAAGAGCTATGTGCATTATTACCGGTATCTAACCCCTCTGCCCTGGATGACACTTCTGTACTTTTCTGAGAAGCAGCGTTCCAGAGAGCAAAATTACCAAGAAAACAAATCAGGTTTTCTGCTCCTATTAGTGTTGCATTGCTGTATTATGTGACCTATGGACCTTTTGTGTTTCAGGAGCCATTGCTCGATGATGATTTTAAGAGTATTTTGCATCTCATGAAAGATCACACGGAGCACAGATCATCAGTCCTGGAGCTGAAACAAGCTGCCAAATTGTTGCAGCTGAGAGAGAAACAATATAGAGAAGTAGCCCGTGGCCTGAAAGACCATTCTTTGGACAAGGTGAAGTTTGAAAAAGAATTATGTAACGATGATGATACCCACTCTCGAGCTCTGCATGTAACCTCCttgctctcagcctcttctcttaACAAACCATGCAAAAGTCAGAATAATACTTTCAATACTTTTGCTACAGACTGTAGGAAATGAGCCTGGCTGTATCAATCTGTCATTGTACACTTTTATATTGAGCCCTGACTTGGATATTCTCTGAAAAAGGATGTTTTGGACAGTCTCAACAGACCAATGTCATGTTTGATTGAAGGGGCACCTTCTAATAACCAAAAACCGGATGAGGGACTGTGTTCAGCATGACACTGAGGGGTCCTGGGTTCTGTGCCCGGTTGTGCCTCCTACGTGGGCACTTGCAACCTCACTCCTGTGTGGCCATCTCACTCCTCCGTGCCTCACTGAATACACCCTTAGAGTTGCACTGTAGTGCTTACCTACCCCAGGGAGACTATGCGAGGCTTTAATGTttctgcagagcccttggcctcCTCAGATGAAAGCTGCTGTCTGAGCAATTTAGTGTTACTACTGTTATTGCATCATAACTCTTTGCTTGCCCACAAACCTTTCTTTCTGTGAACAATACTTGCTTTTCTAAGCTTTTCTAATCCTTCCATGTGTATATTCTACAGGCTGTGGATGATGCTAACACAGCAACTGATGGACTGCGGGAATTTAGAGAGCAGACAATAAGGAGATTGACAGAACAGCTGAAAATAGCCATGGGCAATAGAAAAACTAGGGAAAACACCCCAAGCCTCCTTCATCCAGTGCAGGTAGAAAAAACAGCACATGCCATATGATTTCAAACTGCATTTATTGCACTATATGCCGGTCTGACCATGCACTGTTCTGTAAGCAACAAATGACTTGTACTGAACAGAAGGGCAATGGAACAAGCTGCTCGGGGAAGTTGCAGAgcctccttcattggaggtttccAAGAAGGTGCTGGATGAGCATGTGACAGGGGTGGTTTAGGTCTTTgtgcaggaggttgaactagacgACCCCAGAGATCTCTCCAAACCCCTCAATtctaaaaaaaaaggcaaatgacACGACCCTTTCTACCCTGCAGATCAAAAAACCCACCCTGGAAGCAgaaaataaaagaggaaaaagggAAGAGATATGGGAGATTTTCCAAgagaagcagctggagctggaagaATCTGACAGATGGCAAATATCAGATGAAGGAGCAAAGCTGCAGGATCAGCTGGAGCGTGGAGACCTAAAGAGCTGGATGATGCATGTAGGGCCTGGTCCCAAAACGTAAATTTTGCAGGATGGTGACACATATACAGTGGAAAGTCTATAAAGGGAGCTCTtagatatcatcatcatcatcatcatcatcatcatcatcattatcatcatcatcttcttcTGTTCCTCTTATTATACATTGCTTTTGTTTGCCCATACTCAGGACAAGTGTACAGTCTTTCACCAATCCCAAGGTTATGTCCTTGCCCACAGCATGCCATAGTTGGCAACTGCTCCTATGTTAAATATGAAATTCAGCCCCATAGAGGAGGGTTGATCAAATATGACACGTGTCAATGGCAACTGGGACATGCTacatcaggggtggacaaaatgcagcccgggggccagatgcggcccaccaagccattctatctagcccacggggcccctaaaaatttagaaaattaatattaatctgccctgggctgcctgtcatgcagccctcgatggcttgccaattcagtaagcggtcctctgcccaaaataattgcccgcccctgtgctacATCCATGAGGGGATAAAGGGGACAGAGTTGAAGAGCCTTATGCCAGGGCAGTGAGTAGAGGGTAGTGTTGTGCAGTGACAGGCTGTGTTACCCACAGATCCCATCTTACCACCTTTCACATCTTTCTCCTGATCCTTGATAGAAACTGGTCAAAGAACACAATGACACCACGGCCTTCTCGGAAAAGGCTTTCCAACAGGACTTGGAGAAGCTGCGAATGAGGCCAGAGCAGGAGGAGAATGAGAAAGAAGGGAAACAACCAGAAAAAGACCCTTCTTCATCTTCATCTACCTCCTCACACACCCAAGAGAAACCTAGCCAGACGTGTGACCAGGTTGTAGCGCTCTTTGCAGAGAGTAAGTCTGATTTTGCAGATTCCCAGAAGTGGGAATCTTAGTGGAGCTATTAGTCCTTGTTGAGTAGATATGACTCCTGGGGCACCGTTCTGAAAAATCGGATCACAATTACAGTGCAGACCGAGGGAGCTGTTACGTGATCATCTGAACAAATGCCAGTTTCTCTCTTTCAATAAAGCCTAACAGGAAAGAACCTGGGCGTTTCCAGAAATTAGAAACTGAACAAAAGTTAGATTGAAAGAGACATCAGGTCTTTTCCACCCTGAAGATGATCGTTTTTCTGCCCCCATCAGAAACTAGTGGAATCTGTAttactaggcatgtctacacatgcatttactgcacagtaatttattgtgcagtaaattacagtgcagtaagcagtttttacactggtgtctacatgtgcgggaGTTACAGCGCAGTAATGCtgcatgtggactgacttgggagtaaagttggtcccaagtcagtccacacacacagggttactgCGCAGTgaggcgtctacacatgccttactgcgcagtaactactcaGGCATAAATTTGTTATCTGCATCAGGGAGGTtgcaaatttatgcccaaatgggcataagtcaccatagttaccgggcagtacaggcatgcaagtgtagAAGCACGCCCGTGCTgcgcagtaattttcagttactgctcagtaacctaaattactgtgcacatgtagacatgcctagcgTGATTTAAATGCAGAATCTAGGATGTAAATATAATGTATCGTACATAGTAAAAGACGAATGAGATTGTGGAAAAAGAGAAGGATCGTGGGGTATGACCATTTCTACAACTCTTTGCTGAGAACTTATCTAACTGGTGTATATTGACCTCACGCAGGTATCAAAATACTGAAGCAGACTGAAAAGGTGATGGCCTCAAGGATTAGCCTTCTGAATCCTCAGTTCTTGTGTGGTAAGGCTTTTAAGCTAATAACAGCTGACCATTTTTCTGTCTGTGGATCTCCATGAAATGTCCCCTTGCAGAGGCTTCCTTCCCAGACAGCGCTGTCTGCTGCATCGTTCTGTCCCTTGTAGGAGGCTTCACTACCTGTGCACAGCTGCTGCGGCACAGAGCACATGAAATAGTAGCTGTGCTTTGAACAATGCCAGACACGCACACAGTTAAATGTTGATTTCTTTAACTGagcaaaactcccactggctATGCCAGGGTACAGAATTTAGCAGTCTCTTAGGCAATCACGTTTTAtggatttacattttttaaatgaaatttcttCTCTTCTCATCACTAACAAATGCATCATTTGCAAACACTACTTCTAATTCAGAGTTGCCCACGGCTGCTTGCTGTAATTTGCAAGTACTCCATGCAGGAGCAAGGAGAAAAAGTTTTCATTTGATCCAATTTATtctttcaatttttgtttttgaaCAAAGAAGTTTGAATAATAGACGAGACAGATGCAAAATAGAAAGTCCACTGGGTTAGGTGTTATCCCCAGTACCGGGGAGAAGAAAATACTTCTCTtggtaattttaaaatgtctttgtgCAAAATGACAGTTACTAAACAATGAAAAGGGCTGTTCAAAAAATCCTAATTACACATGAAAATTACTTTCCTTTTAAGATGCATGCTTCCCAGTTGCCTTACGCAACCCCTGTCAGGGACAGTTATTTCAGACTGTTACATTTTTATATTCTTTTGTGTAGATCGCAATAAAGGCAAATGCCTAAATACCTCTCCGCTCCTCACACTCTTGAGAGATGTGAATGACCAGCTCCAAACTcatgcaaaggcagcagggctgctggaaagccagcaggagaaaggTAAGCTTTTCTTCCCTTCTGATTTTGAGGTAACTTTTCAGGACACTGCACTGTAACGCTGGAAATACTCCATCAAGTCTCAGATGTGAATGCTATTTAATTAACTGTTGAGGTATCCTGGAAGTATTTTCCTCTATGGAGGGTGTAGCGTCTAATAGCAAAAGTAGttggggaaagagaagagagacagCAGAATACGTGcctttgccactgacttgctgtgctgccttgggcaagtcactttaaCTTGTCAGCGCACCTGTACAATAATGCCCATCTCACTGGTCGGATGAGGTTTTGCTTGTCATCTGTAAAATTGTTCATCACTTTGAGTTCTTTGAAAGGAAGGCATCGTACATCAGGATGGCCTGGTTCCTGCTACCCTGCGAGGTTTATAAGCATGATGAGAGGtttaatacatattttgctgACTAACATGGTTAAGTCTGGTTGTGTTTGAACTAACACAACGCCTAACGCAGATCTAGTCCTCTTCTTTTCTCTATAATCGACCCCATGTGCAGTCCTCTTGTTTCTGTGCCTCTTAGAAATGATCCTGGTTTCTCTGTAACTGATACAGAAGGAGTTCGTTGAATGGGATTAAAAAAGCACAAATGCACTTTGCAGCACCACTTGACTGGGCAAATATAACAGTAATTAAAAGACCAGATACTTGGGTGGTTTTTTGTTTCTGTACTGAGCATCCAAGAGGTAGGCCAGGAAGTGGTTAGTTCTCACTTATAAGTCTCTGCAATTAAATGCATCTTATCCAGTCTTTTCATCTCTTACTGTTTTATAATAAAAGTCCATTTGTACTTGTACTAACTCAGAAGTAAAATGAAGTCAACCCGTCTGTTGAAATGCTGCCGTCTTTTGTAGGCACAGGAAGTTCTTTCCGGGACGTATCGGACGTTCTGATGACTCATAAAGGGAAACTTAAACCAGTTCATCCCGAAGCCCTTTCTGCAAGAGAGTTTGTCATATACCAGTATGGCATCTCCATCCTACAATTTCTACGACTTCACATCAATGTAAGTTTAAAACACTAATACCCTATTGGAAACTACAGCCACTCTCATAAGAAAGTAGACATTTATAGAAAAGCACCAGTAAAATGCATCAGGCTGCAGAAAACTGCCCAGCTGTAGGTGAAGGAAGACTAGAGGGTGAGTGAGAGATGACACTGGAATGGCTTCATCTAGAGCAGCGTGGGAGAATCATCTTGGATCAGATGTCCAGATGGTATTTCTCAAGATATGAATTCATTTTGTCTCCTGCCTCAGCCTCTCGGCTTGACCTTAGACAAGTCACTCgctctttctgtgcctcagttcagCTGCAAAGTGGCAATAATAACACTGCCTTGATCTGCCTGCGTTTTAAACTTTGATGCGGGGAGTCTTTTTTACACTCTGTCTGTTCAGCACTTAGCACATTGAAGCCTTGCTCTAGGTAGAGGCCTCTAGGGGCTCCTGTAACTCGATCAATAAATTATAATACCAAAAGAGCAGCAACCACCAGGGCCCCTGGGCTGAAGTGTGCTTTCATTTATGTAATTAGAAAGCTAGCAGGATGAACTCCTGTGATctgctggggactttttaaaCACTCTCCATTGTCATGTGGTATTTGTTGGCTCTGTGTTTCCCCTGCAAATCAAAGCTGGCATTTAAATGAATTTATATTCCATTAATATGTCTTACTTTGCAGATTTAAAGCATGTAAAAAATTTCATAGAAGCCATCTTTTTCCCTGTAGGCTCCGGAAATTAACCTCTGCATTGCCACCAGCATACCTCGCAGTAATGCTGTGGGCAACGCTTTCCAAAATTCCTTCTTTTACCAGGTATGTCATTTAAGACTTTAGCCAACCTCCTCAATATTCACAGATTTATTGAATTTTTTTTGGATTAAGGAGTGAAATGGAAAGAGATTTCATACTTATAAAGACATGGTGCACGCAGTCCCTTCTAGGAAAAGACTGTTAAGCAAAGGAACAATAAATGTCACTGTGAAAGAACAATCTCTGTTCTGCCAGAGATTATTAACATAGCCCAGATAGTTCTGGTCATAAATCTTGTGGATATTTTCAAGCTGTGACGTAGATGGGACCTACTGAAAGTCTGAGGGGTAGTAAAATCACTGGCTCCATGTTTCCAAAGAAATCTTTTAGGTCTGAATTCCAGTGCTGTTGCTCGCACAGAGTGGTGCCTTACTCTGAGTAGCCTCCTTTAAAATCAGGGGAGTAAGCACGCTAGGAGAAAGGGTTTAAAACCTGATCCAGGGGTGTTTATGTCTATAGCACCGTAGCAAGAGAGGAGCCGTATATCATTGTAACATTTGGGATACATGAGAAAGAAGAGCGAATATTTCATGCAAGCGCAGAGTGCCAGAAATGTAGCTGTTGCCCTCTGCAAATGAATCCAAAAATGGGCTTTTTCATGAGGGGGGAAAAATAGTACGGTTGCACACTACTGTGTCCTGAATAAAACCTTCCAGAATCACAATTTTTTACACTTGGGTATAGGCAAATACCCCAGGGACTCTAAGCAGAATTTATCCAGTGTCCATAAAAGCAACACATTGCACCTGGGTTAATGCTGCCTTGTTATCTCTACCTGCTCTGgaccctttttctttccttctcagaATTTCGAGAAGAAATTATTTGTTTTAAGAGAGTGTCTGGGCTCTGTGGGCAGCTTCCTTCTGCTGCTGGTGCATTGTCTGGCTCACATCGCTGCCGCTGACCTCAGCCAGGACTCCAGCCCAGCCTTTCTGAGACTGTTTTATCAGGTATCAAAGCACCCTGGGTATCCAGCTGCATGAAGGCGACTTGTTCTGCACAGAGATTTACCTTCTTGGCACCTCCTGCCTTTGCTTGTAATTAATAAGCAGCAAGAGGGGAGGTGGGATAAGATGCTTGCCCATTAATGCAAACCGCTCATTTTGTTTTCACGGGACTCGACACTGATAACCTAGCAGGGTGGCAAGCGTGTCATCAGGATGCTGGTCACGCAGTGAAAGAACAGCGCTTCGTGCTGACTGTTGCCAGCCTGTTGTAAAACAGCCTGAAGATCCAGAGCAATGGGTGCATAATCTCCTGTCGATGAACAAAGCTGATATAGAAATACTTGCTACACTCTTTTGTAGCCGGACTATAGTGTgtggaaagaagaaagagaggacAGGCCTGTTCTAGCAATCTATTGCCCACTCTAGAGGACTATAAAGTTGCTGGGGAAGCATATTTAAATATCTGTGCTGAGGGGAGCATagcaaaacaatatattttttctccAGATAGTTTAACAGCTCTGTGACTCTTGGTGTTTGATACAAGTTAGGTCTCTGGAGATGCTCTCCTTACCCCCTGGGTCATGGGTATGTCTCCTCAGTCTTGCACTGCTGGCAGATGGCTGTTCATGTTCAATGGTGCTTATGACAGAGGAGGGCTTGCAGACATGCACAGAGCTCTGCTGCCCGTGCTGCTGGTAGCTAGCCTGCCGTCCTGGTCTTGGCAGGATCATATTAACCCATGCAACCTGGTTCATGTGGGATCTGTACCCTTCTCCCAAGACAATACCTCCAGGCCAATAGACCCATTTCTTCTGTGACATGAATCTGGGCTTCCAGAGCTGGAAAGCAATTGTTCTAACTCACTGCCCATTCACTTGCCCATCTAATTAGCTATTGCCTTTATTAAAGAGTTAGCTTTAAATGAATGCTTTcaagttttttaaatgaattatctCCATTCCTAGGCACTAAAGGCCTGTCTCAGTGAAACCTTCTCTCTCAGACTCCGGATGTCAGCACTTCTGCAGGACAATAAATCCTCTGAGAGGATAAGTGAGATTCTGCTGAAGGGAGAACCACTCGTGGAAGGGAACATAAATCTTCTCTCTCAGCTTTTTGATGCAAAAGTGGAATCATCCACAGAGACTGAGACCTCTGAGGAGGTAACTAGAAGGCGGATGAACCCTGGTGCATTTGAATGGCCCTATCCATCTTATTGCTCCATACAATGGATTCTGCACTCCCATTTCCCCCATCAGTTAGGTCAGCCTTGTGCACAAGACCAGTGCAAGTGCTCTGCCTCGTAGGTGGGATGTAGGCACGACATTAGGCTGCTGCTGGCTTACTGCCCACAGGTGGATTTTGTCCCAATTAATGTGCTTAGGCAATACAGCTAAAAGCCCACTCATCACAGGACTGGCTAGGGTTTGTGAAAGCAATATTGGAACTATAAATGATTATCCAGTCTGCACAGTAGGTTGATTTAACCCACTGACAAACTGGAACAAATGCATGAAAGGGCTACCAGGATGATGAGCAGAATTGTCTAGACGATCTCAATGTGTTCAGAAGAGCAAAATGAAGTTTGAGAAGGGACATGATTGCTCTCTACAAATATCTCAAAAGGGCAAGCACCAGAAAAGCACAGGGAGAAAAGCAAGTTTGCTCCAGGACAACGCTGGCATAAATGTGTATGAGGTGACCGTGAATAAATTGAGGCTGGGACTGAGAAGGCAGCTTCTAACCCAACCCCCAGAGAAGTAAGGGGATTGAACAGGCTTTCACTAGAAGTAGTGGCAGGTGGGCCAAGGCTTTTAAGGTGGAAGTGAATGGTTGTAGGAATGGGGTTGCATGACACGGGGCTTgcaagagcaggggctggactcaaggATGCAGAAGGTCCCTTCCCATGCTGAGCTCCAGAACTGAAGCAGGCAGCACCACCGCCAAGGTGGGCAAATCTCTGCTGCACTCATAATTTAACGAGTGCCTATGACACAGTAGTGCTCTGGCTGTGTAATTTAACATTAAATAGGCTATAAATCAGCTAAGCCTCTAACCTCAGCAGCTGCCTTTCGATTGCCCTGCCAAGAGGTGGATTGCAGGACTGACCCCTCCTGATAGTCTGTCATCCAGAGCATCCGCTCCACAGAGCGAGGGGGTGAGTCTTCAGCTGGGAGGCAGTTGAGTGCTCTTTACTTCCTTGACAGGGATATATGCTTATTAAAAGAACAAAGGGGCAGATCCACAGCAGGCTTGATCAATGGAGCCTCACTGACACACCTGCCGAGGCTCTTCTGTTTGGATAAGTGGAACAATAATATTCGTTGTCCGCTTGCTTGCCCTCTTGGCAACACCTGTAACCTGGAGGAACATCATTTAGACATGTTTCTTTAGCATGAGGTACATGGCACAGCTACAGAGATAGGGCCATCGTTTTCAGTGCAAGTTCTGATCAAACGTCTTCAAAAGCTGACTCTCTTAACTGGGAAATACTTTGAGCTGGGAGGAAATCTCTAGTCCCGTACAAATCATACCAGGGCATTGGAGAAAGTGGTGTCTTTTGAAATGCATTTGAGGCAGAGGCTAGGTTTTTAAAGCCCAGGATGACATGTAGCCTCCTTTTTTTACCTGTGCTCTCTGGTCACCCAGTGTAAGAGGAACCTCTTGCTCCATGCAAAGCTTGAGGACTTGCTGAAGAATACACTGTCCGGAAAGAAAAGGGAACATTTCATCCCCAGCTCAGCTGACTGCAAAGAGAAGAGCTCTGCTGGGAGGACAAGGTGAGAGTTATTGCCTGGAGGTATTAAGTGGTACGTAAAATAAGCATCAAAATAATCTCTGATATGAAACAAGTACATTTCCAGCCCCTTCCTTTGGCGCTGGTCTCCAATATGGAGCCTGGCTGCATAATCAGATGGTCGAAGATATGTTGGAATAAAAAAAAGCACAACAGGTCACATCCCTCATTAAtacaactccactgacttcatagTGGACATGCTGCAGCAGTGTTTGGCCTCTGAATGGCAAGGCCATGTCACAGGGAATTGCAAAATTCCCGTGAGAACAAAGCTACCATAATTGTTAATCTTTCTTTTTGCTTCCCTCCAAGCCACCGTCCTCACTCAGTGGTACACGGGTTAAACGTCCACAAACCAGCTCTCATCCGGGCCTTACTCACTCTGCAGCAGAAATAGAAATATTTCTATAGGTGCAGCTCTCCTACTGTCTAAGTCTTACATCTTTGCTCCCATTTCTTCAGCTTGCGAGAGGAAAACTGCTCTTCCTTCAGTCCTGCAGAAATGGAAGAGAAGCTGGACACATTAACAGAAGAGCTGGTGAAAATCATGGAAGAGGAGCATCGCTATTTAAGCAATGCTGCCAATGATGATTTGCCCTTTGATCGTCTAGAAATAATTGGTTTGGAGAAAGACTGTCTGGTAAAGCAAATAGAAATGTTAGAGGGGAAAatagcagaaagcagagggggGTTATGGTAACGTTATCACAGCAAATTAAAACCACAGAGGATAATTTGGCAGCGAAAACCTAATGTGGCTCTTCAGACCCTGCACTGAAGAAACATCTCCGTGTTGTTCCACTGTGGGTGTCCTTTCTCCCAGCTGCTTATTAAAAAAGCTTGTCTGGTATCATTGAAAAAGCCAGGACCCCGGCCCAAATGGTTCTGTGACTTCTTCAGCAATACTGCTTAATCAGTGCTAAATAACCAGTTGACAAATCTTGGATATCATCATTGCACAAACAAGCCAGAGCTCAACTGATCATCAAAAAGGAACCAGGTGGGGATTTAGAAATAAAAATTCATATCAATCTAGCTTACAGAAATGTCTGAACAGCATTAAATGATGTAGCTTGGCAACCCCTATATTCACTTTTGGCCCTTAAAATTGTTGAAAGCAGTTTCTTGTCCACATTTCAGGGCCCAGTTTCAAAAACTACTGGGCCTTTCTTACTGATGTCTGTAGGAGCTGAATGCTCCCTGTTCCTTGCTCTAGGAGAGGCGATGCTATCTCTGACCTTAATAATGCAAGGGGAGATGAAAGGTGAGCCCTGCATATAGATTTGAAGGTGATTATGTCTGTTGTGAATGACTTCAGTGCAATTAAAACAGTGTCAGCTATTTGATTTCTTTCATGTTCTTCGTAAGGATGATTTGATTAGTGTCCTTGTGAAGTACGTACTCACAACATAGTGTGAGAGTTCAGAGACCAGCCGAAACGCTAATCAATAAGCTACATCTGTTTGCACAaacaaatggttttaaaaaaaatgcagatcaAAGCTGAAGTGGCAGGTGTCCAGGCTCTGAGCCACGGGTGTACTGAGAAGCCATAAGGCAGCAGCGCTTCTGAGTTCTGCTAGTGCGAGAAGTGAAGACACCGACCGCAAGGGACTCAACTTCTTGGCTAGTCCCCCAAAATCTCTCCATTCCCTTGCCATTAACATACACTGCAAGCTTTTAAAGTGAAGACTTTTAAATGGAAATACTGTACAAGTCATGACTAAAAGAAAGTGTTAGTTTCTACCTGCCTTTCATGAGGGATCTACTGGAATCTATTAATAGCAAATTTATTTCAAGAACAGTGGTATGATtacatgtgtttaaaaaaatgaatttatgcATGGATGTGAGTCAGTGATGTAGATCTGTGCTGAAAAGAAACACGGGTCAATCCAGTGGTGAGGCAAGGCTGCCCGAATCAGATGTTCAATGCTGAGCTGTGGCTTTCACCCCATTGAGAACCTTGCAGCGCAGTTAAGGTAAGCTGGGGTATAA
It includes:
- the LOC106738261 gene encoding uncharacterized protein LOC106738261, with the protein product MSPEMLVLGSDKGYCSQSTLKASTAHSEAFLACSGPEVTPPTLLSPLQPSSSPSKIPHIQQEVQTRFFLEKHASESVHLELSLMTEEINTICSFYESSKALEKEEHKESRNVKSNKEMAMGRKWDTLLQDLAECHQEAEQTLRQKHWEDIKNSGLSLDVGTPKDSLHFLEEIPHHFSLLDPGSRISDSHIRSDVAKEQEAAYSLEEKLFPDSTQILQASALKIVKLEAMKQVCLYRVLDHYSALQRQACPEGVSRILNQLEYRAAGEAVAQEVAQAVEKQQVTRAMAFLQKHHQERDLLIGLKEESEGKLRHLQKQFQMELQMQTEEKLQAKEMQVIHKAERQELRNHIEHLIYFILSQRHLRQTVIMLQDCFRLQTVNEGTQNEDGHLEELAIEEPLLDDDFKSILHLMKDHTEHRSSVLELKQAAKLLQLREKQYREVARGLKDHSLDKAVDDANTATDGLREFREQTIRRLTEQLKIAMGNRKTRENTPSLLHPVQIKKPTLEAENKRGKREEIWEIFQEKQLELEESDRWQISDEGAKLQDQLERGDLKSWMMHKLVKEHNDTTAFSEKAFQQDLEKLRMRPEQEENEKEGKQPEKDPSSSSSTSSHTQEKPSQTCDQVVALFAESIKILKQTEKVMASRISLLNPQFLCDRNKGKCLNTSPLLTLLRDVNDQLQTHAKAAGLLESQQEKGTGSSFRDVSDVLMTHKGKLKPVHPEALSAREFVIYQYGISILQFLRLHINAPEINLCIATSIPRSNAVGNAFQNSFFYQNFEKKLFVLRECLGSVGSFLLLLVHCLAHIAAADLSQDSSPAFLRLFYQALKACLSETFSLRLRMSALLQDNKSSERISEILLKGEPLVEGNINLLSQLFDAKVESSTETETSEECKRNLLLHAKLEDLLKNTLSGKKREHFIPSSADCKEKSSAGRTSLREENCSSFSPAEMEEKLDTLTEELVKIMEEEHRYLSNAANDDLPFDRLEIIGLEKDCLVKQIEMLEGKIAESRGGLW